A window of the Acanthochromis polyacanthus isolate Apoly-LR-REF ecotype Palm Island chromosome 10, KAUST_Apoly_ChrSc, whole genome shotgun sequence genome harbors these coding sequences:
- the fam199x gene encoding protein FAM199X: protein MSESLYEKFLAPEEPFPLLSQRANLSDVGTLDVSDFGCQLSSCHRTDPLHRFHSNRWNLTSCGTSVASSECSEELFSSVSVGDQDDCYSLLDDQELTSLDLFPEGSVCSDVSSSISTYWDWSDSEFEWQLPGSDIASGSDVLSDIIPSVPSSPCLFSKRKPKPHPHRNLDELPWSAMTNDEQVEYIEYLSRKVSTEMGLREQLDIIKIIDPCAQISPTDSEFIIELNCLTDEKLKQVRNYIREHSPRQRASSTREGWKRSSHSSASTGGVSGASSSNASMVSSASSSTGSTASNSVAGGTASACSGSSVANISRAHSDGNLSSAAERIRDSKKRSKQRKLQQKALRKRQLKEQRQARKERLSGLFLNEEVLSLRVTEEDDHGDDLDILM, encoded by the exons ATGTCTGAATCTCTGTATGAGAAGTTTTTGGCGCCAGAGGAGCctttccctctcctctcccaaAGAGCCAACCTCAGCGATGTGGGAACTCTGGACGTCAGTGACTTTGGCTGTCAACTCTCATCTTGCCACAGAACGGATCCTTTGCACCGTTTCCACAGTAACAG GTGGAACCTCACATCCTGTGGGACCAGCGTTGCGAGCTCAGAGTGCAGCGAGGAGCTCTTCTCCTCGGTGTCTGTGGGGGATCAGGATGACTGTTACTCCCTCCTGGATGACCAAGAACTAACGTCACTGGATTTATTTCCTGAAGGCAGCGTTTGCAGCGATGTCTCTTCTTCTATCAGCACATACTGGGACTGGTCTGACAGTGAATTCGAGTGGCAG TTGCCAGGAAGTGACATCGCAAGCGGCAGTGATGTCCTCTCTGACATAATCCCGAGTGTCCCGAGCTCAccgtgtttgttttccaagagGAAGCCGAAACCTCACCCTCATCGCAACCTGGATGAACTGCCGTGGAGTGCCATGACCAACGACGAACAG GTGGAGTACATCGAGTACCTGAGTCGGAAGGTGAGCACAGAGATGGGGCTGAGAGAGCAGCTGGACATCATCAAGATCATCGATCCCTGTGCTCAGATCTCTCCCACCGACAGCGAGTTCATCATCGAGCTCAACTGTCTCACCGATGAGAAACTGAAACAG GTGCGTAACTACATCAGAGAGCACAGCCCGAGGCAGCGAGCCAGCAGCACCAGAGAGGGCTGGAAGAGGAGCAGCCACAGCAGCGCCAGCACAGGCGGCGTCAGCGGAGCCAGCAGCAGCAACGCCAGCATGGTCAGCTCAGCCAGCTCCTCCACCGGATCCACAGCCTCCAACTCTGTAGCAG GTGGAACAGCCTCAGCCTGTAGTGGAAGCAGCGTTGCCAACATTAGCCGAGCTCACAGCGACGGCAACCTTTCCAGTGCTGCAGAACGTATACGAGACTCTAAA AAACGTTCGAAGCAGCGTAAGCTCCAGCAGAAAGCTCTCCGGAAGCGCCAGCTCAAAGAGCAGCGACAGGCCCGAAAGGAGCGCCTCAGCGGACTGTTTCTGAACGAGGAGGTGCTGTCGCTACGGGTGACGGAGGAGG